The following proteins come from a genomic window of Nicotiana tomentosiformis chromosome 12, ASM39032v3, whole genome shotgun sequence:
- the LOC104088291 gene encoding transcription factor bHLH130-like isoform X1, translating to MDSEFDKNQNMNSGLLRFRSAPSSLFENLTDGVIKIENFGSENKGFNLAGLNNQLVSQNSQLPPQYPRQNTSGDVGSMDGGGYRVMGSLGNNNLERQNKLASNLMRQNTSPPGLFSHLNSQIGYGTLKGSGGGYRMANGANGDSSPSSSRLKGHFSSSFPSGAPSSLGMLSRISEVDNERSITTVLDDVKSGDGNSEAQFYNMGFPFTSWSDSHQLDNEGKLFANANQIEELGNRPPVLSHHLSLPKTPAEIAAIEKLLHFQDTTIPCKIRAKRGCATHPRSIAERVRRTRISERMRKLQELVPNMDKQTNTADMLDLAVEYIKDLQKQYKTLTDHRANCKCSAMQKPL from the exons ATGGACTCAGAGTTTGATAAAAACCAGAACATGAATTCTGGTTTGTTAAGGTTTCGTTCAGCTCCAAGTTCTTTGTTTGAGAATCTCACAGATGGAGTAATAAAGATTGAAAATTTTGGCAGTGAGAATAAAGGGTTCAATCTTGCTGGTTTAAATAACCAATTGGTCTCTCAGAATTCACAGTTGCCACCTCAATATCCAAGGCAAAATACTAGTGGTGATGTGGGGTCAATGGATGGTGGTGGGTACAGGGTGATGGGCTCATTGGGAAATAATAATCTTGAGAGGCAAAACAAGTTGGCATCAAATCTTATGAGGCAAAATACTTCTCCACCTGGCTTATTCTCTCACCTCAATTCTCAAATTG GCTATGGCACGTTGAAAGGCAGTGGTGGAGGTTATAGAATGGCAAATGGTGCCAATGGAGATTCAAGTCCATCTTCAAGCAGGTTGAAAGGTCATTTTAGTAGTAGTTTCCCATCAGGGGCACCTTCATCATTAGGAATGTTGTCTCGAATCTCAGAGGTCGATAACGAGAGAAGCATAACAACTGTACTTGATGATGTCAAGTCTGGAGATGGCAACTCAGAAGCTCAATTCTACAATATGGGATTTCCTTTTACCTCTTGGAGTGATTCCCATCAACTAGATAATGAGGGGAAGCTATTTGCTAATGCTAATCAG ATTGAAGAACTTGGAAATAGGCCTCCAGTTTTGTCACACCACCTAAGTTTACCAAAGACACCAGCTGAAATTGCAGCTATTGAGAAGTTATTGCATTTCCAAGACACTACTATTCCCTGTAAGATCCGCGCCAAACGTGGCTGTGCTACTCATCCTAGGAGCATTGCAGAAAGG GTTAGAAGAACTCGTATAAGTGAAAGAATGAGGAAGCTACAGGAGCTTGTTCCCAACATGGACAAG CAAACAAACACAGCAGACATGTTAGATTTGGCTGTGGAGTACATTAAAGACCTCCAAAAACAGTACAAG ACGCTCACTGATCATCGGGCGAACTGCAAATGCTCAGCAATGCAAAAGCCATTGTAA
- the LOC104088291 gene encoding transcription factor bHLH130-like isoform X2: MGVSGYGTLKGSGGGYRMANGANGDSSPSSSRLKGHFSSSFPSGAPSSLGMLSRISEVDNERSITTVLDDVKSGDGNSEAQFYNMGFPFTSWSDSHQLDNEGKLFANANQIEELGNRPPVLSHHLSLPKTPAEIAAIEKLLHFQDTTIPCKIRAKRGCATHPRSIAERVRRTRISERMRKLQELVPNMDKQTNTADMLDLAVEYIKDLQKQYKTLTDHRANCKCSAMQKPL; encoded by the exons ATGGGAGTTTCAG GCTATGGCACGTTGAAAGGCAGTGGTGGAGGTTATAGAATGGCAAATGGTGCCAATGGAGATTCAAGTCCATCTTCAAGCAGGTTGAAAGGTCATTTTAGTAGTAGTTTCCCATCAGGGGCACCTTCATCATTAGGAATGTTGTCTCGAATCTCAGAGGTCGATAACGAGAGAAGCATAACAACTGTACTTGATGATGTCAAGTCTGGAGATGGCAACTCAGAAGCTCAATTCTACAATATGGGATTTCCTTTTACCTCTTGGAGTGATTCCCATCAACTAGATAATGAGGGGAAGCTATTTGCTAATGCTAATCAG ATTGAAGAACTTGGAAATAGGCCTCCAGTTTTGTCACACCACCTAAGTTTACCAAAGACACCAGCTGAAATTGCAGCTATTGAGAAGTTATTGCATTTCCAAGACACTACTATTCCCTGTAAGATCCGCGCCAAACGTGGCTGTGCTACTCATCCTAGGAGCATTGCAGAAAGG GTTAGAAGAACTCGTATAAGTGAAAGAATGAGGAAGCTACAGGAGCTTGTTCCCAACATGGACAAG CAAACAAACACAGCAGACATGTTAGATTTGGCTGTGGAGTACATTAAAGACCTCCAAAAACAGTACAAG ACGCTCACTGATCATCGGGCGAACTGCAAATGCTCAGCAATGCAAAAGCCATTGTAA